From one Streptomyces sp. ICC1 genomic stretch:
- a CDS encoding metalloregulator ArsR/SmtB family transcription factor — MSNAKVLPLPEPEAVAPCCPPLTERPLNAEEAERTAKMFKALGDPVRLRLFSAVASHEGGEACVCDISDVGVSQPTVSHHLKKLKEAGLLSSERRGTWVYYRVEPSVVAAMSQLLATAS; from the coding sequence ATGTCGAATGCCAAGGTCCTGCCGCTACCGGAGCCCGAGGCCGTGGCGCCGTGCTGCCCCCCGCTCACCGAGCGCCCCCTGAACGCCGAAGAGGCCGAGCGCACGGCGAAGATGTTCAAGGCACTCGGAGACCCGGTGCGCCTGCGGCTGTTCTCGGCGGTCGCCTCCCACGAGGGAGGCGAGGCCTGCGTGTGCGACATCTCCGACGTCGGCGTCTCCCAGCCGACGGTCTCCCACCACCTGAAGAAGCTCAAGGAAGCGGGACTGCTCTCCTCCGAGCGCCGCGGAACCTGGGTCTACTACCGCGTCGAACCGTCCGTCGTCGCAGCGATGAGTCAGCTCCTCGCGACGGCAAGCTGA
- a CDS encoding NAD(P)-binding domain-containing protein: MNASTTALPVVVIGAGPVGLAAAAHLVERGIEPLVLEAGSSAGSAVREWSHVRLFSTWSEVVDPAAEKLLAPTGWTAPDGGSYPTGGDWAEQYLQPLADVLGDRVRYGATVTGVSRLGRDRVVDVDREAQPFTVHVTLADGSEERLTARAVVDASGTWSTPSPLGGDGLPAPGERAAAGRISYRVPDLKDPAVRARYAGGRTAVIGSGASAFTALAYLAELVKAEPGTHAVWILRRGISGSTFGGGEADQLPARGALGLAAKAAVEAGHADAVTGFRTTAVERTGEQLVLVAEDGRRLDPVDEVIALTGFRPDLSFLDELRLGLDERLQAPTELAPLIDPNQHSCGTVYPHGVTELSHPEQDVYLVGMKSYGRAPTFLAMTGYEQVRSIAAALACDREAAERVELTLPETGVCGGAGLFDEPGAVEEESGGGCCAAPATLTIGAPARSGGC; the protein is encoded by the coding sequence GTGAACGCATCCACCACCGCCCTGCCCGTCGTGGTCATCGGAGCAGGCCCCGTCGGTCTGGCTGCGGCGGCCCACCTCGTCGAGCGCGGCATCGAGCCGCTGGTACTGGAGGCCGGTAGTTCGGCCGGCTCGGCCGTCCGGGAGTGGTCGCACGTACGGCTGTTCTCGACCTGGTCCGAGGTCGTCGACCCCGCCGCCGAGAAGCTGCTGGCCCCGACCGGCTGGACCGCGCCCGACGGTGGCTCGTACCCGACGGGCGGCGACTGGGCCGAGCAGTACCTCCAGCCCCTCGCCGACGTCCTCGGTGATCGGGTCCGCTACGGCGCCACCGTGACCGGCGTCTCCCGCTTGGGCCGCGACCGGGTTGTCGACGTGGACCGGGAGGCGCAGCCGTTCACCGTGCACGTGACGCTCGCCGACGGATCCGAGGAGCGGCTCACCGCCCGGGCTGTCGTCGATGCGTCCGGCACCTGGTCCACTCCGAGCCCCCTCGGCGGGGACGGCCTGCCCGCGCCCGGCGAACGCGCCGCCGCCGGCCGGATCTCCTACCGAGTCCCGGACCTCAAGGACCCGGCCGTCCGCGCCCGCTACGCCGGCGGGCGCACCGCCGTCATCGGCTCCGGAGCCTCCGCGTTCACCGCCCTCGCCTACCTCGCCGAACTCGTGAAGGCCGAGCCCGGGACACACGCCGTGTGGATCCTGCGGCGCGGGATCAGCGGCTCCACCTTCGGCGGGGGAGAGGCCGACCAGCTGCCCGCCCGCGGCGCGCTTGGCCTGGCTGCCAAGGCCGCGGTCGAGGCCGGCCACGCCGACGCGGTCACCGGCTTCCGCACCACCGCCGTCGAGAGGACCGGCGAGCAGCTGGTCCTGGTCGCCGAGGACGGCCGCCGACTGGACCCGGTCGACGAGGTCATCGCCCTCACCGGCTTCCGCCCCGACCTCTCCTTCCTGGACGAGCTCCGCCTCGGCCTCGACGAGCGCCTCCAGGCCCCCACCGAACTGGCCCCGCTGATCGATCCCAACCAGCACTCCTGCGGCACCGTCTACCCCCACGGAGTGACGGAGCTGTCCCACCCCGAACAGGACGTCTACCTCGTCGGCATGAAGAGCTACGGCCGCGCGCCGACCTTCCTCGCCATGACCGGCTACGAGCAGGTCCGCTCCATCGCCGCGGCCCTGGCCTGTGACCGCGAGGCCGCCGAGCGGGTGGAGCTGACCCTCCCGGAGACCGGAGTCTGCGGTGGCGCGGGCCTCTTCGACGAGCCCGGGGCCGTTGAAGAGGAATCCGGCGGTGGCTGCTGCGCCGCCCCGGCCACCCTCACCATCGGGGCCCCGGCCCGGTCCGGCGGCTGCTGA
- a CDS encoding response regulator transcription factor, which yields MTVLVVGVPEGEQLELLRSGIQRNPHFRVVSHADVPAVALAHARVLLPDITVLSLPAGVDGLDTVPDVLDVFHGVRALDPPSGVVLRTAAVGVPRAVSGLAVDGAVHIVREGDSEALMRALRTIGLRRASCDPDEMP from the coding sequence ATGACCGTCCTGGTGGTGGGCGTTCCCGAAGGCGAGCAGCTGGAGCTGCTGCGCTCGGGCATCCAGCGCAACCCGCACTTCCGGGTCGTCTCGCACGCCGACGTCCCCGCCGTCGCCCTGGCCCACGCCCGGGTCCTCCTGCCGGACATCACGGTCCTGTCCCTGCCCGCCGGGGTGGACGGCCTCGACACGGTCCCCGACGTCCTCGACGTCTTCCACGGGGTGCGCGCCCTGGACCCCCCGAGCGGGGTGGTGCTGCGCACCGCCGCCGTCGGCGTGCCCCGGGCGGTGTCCGGCCTCGCCGTCGACGGAGCCGTCCACATCGTGCGGGAGGGGGACTCCGAGGCCCTGATGCGGGCCCTGCGCACCATCGGACTGCGCCGGGCCAGCTGTGACCCGGACGAGATGCCCTGA
- a CDS encoding GNAT family N-acetyltransferase — MHYRSATAADAPAMAALFAANHHDALTERERSEQGFVQGALDESALRSMADAGGLLVADEDGDLAGLLGLIPPESMPEPPPPVLALLGAQDSLRWRGRPLRSARWLLYGPVVVAAAHRGKGVARGLFTTAIEAASGRADLVVAFIEMTNRASWRVHVDGFGMTPLGELVAEGRSYGVVGAAAPERPARPGT; from the coding sequence ATGCACTACCGATCCGCCACGGCGGCCGACGCGCCGGCCATGGCCGCTCTCTTCGCGGCCAACCACCACGACGCGCTGACCGAGCGGGAGCGCTCCGAGCAGGGTTTCGTGCAGGGCGCCCTCGACGAGTCTGCGCTGCGCTCGATGGCCGATGCCGGGGGCCTCCTGGTCGCGGACGAAGACGGGGACCTCGCCGGGCTGCTCGGCTTGATCCCGCCCGAGAGCATGCCCGAACCGCCGCCGCCCGTCCTCGCCCTGCTCGGCGCGCAGGACTCCCTGCGGTGGCGGGGCCGACCGCTCCGCTCCGCGCGCTGGCTGCTGTACGGCCCCGTCGTGGTCGCCGCGGCCCACCGGGGCAAGGGGGTTGCCAGGGGGCTGTTCACCACCGCGATCGAGGCGGCGTCCGGCCGGGCCGACCTGGTGGTCGCCTTCATCGAGATGACCAACCGGGCCTCGTGGCGCGTCCACGTCGACGGGTTCGGCATGACCCCGCTGGGAGAGCTCGTCGCCGAAGGCCGCTCCTACGGCGTGGTCGGTGCGGCCGCCCCGGAACGGCCGGCGCGGCCCGGGACCTGA
- a CDS encoding GNAT family N-acetyltransferase, translating to MPELITPTARLYDSWLAAREEWGPDAHMDGAGLGSDDDVESREGFAAWAERLRGYGDRTLPLEQGRVHATYWWIAEGDEYLGAIDLRHYLNGFLLDAGGHIGYSVRPSARRRGLATWALSEVLHEARLLGMDRVLLTCDPGNRASIRTIENGGGVLEDVRETLIGPKRRYWIDL from the coding sequence ATGCCCGAGCTGATCACACCCACCGCCCGCTTGTACGATTCGTGGCTCGCCGCGCGGGAGGAATGGGGCCCCGACGCGCACATGGACGGCGCCGGGCTCGGCTCCGACGACGACGTGGAGAGCCGGGAGGGCTTCGCCGCGTGGGCGGAGCGGCTGCGCGGGTACGGGGACCGGACGCTTCCGCTCGAACAGGGGCGCGTCCACGCCACGTACTGGTGGATCGCCGAGGGCGACGAGTACCTGGGCGCCATCGACCTGCGGCACTACCTGAACGGGTTCCTGCTCGACGCGGGCGGCCATATCGGCTACAGCGTGCGCCCCTCCGCCCGCCGCCGCGGCCTGGCCACCTGGGCCCTGTCCGAGGTCCTCCACGAGGCACGGCTCCTGGGAATGGACCGGGTCCTGCTCACCTGCGACCCCGGGAACCGCGCCTCCATCCGCACGATCGAGAACGGCGGCGGCGTCCTGGAGGACGTCCGGGAGACCCTGATCGGCCCCAAGCGGCGCTACTGGATCGACCTCTAG
- a CDS encoding class I SAM-dependent methyltransferase, whose protein sequence is MAWSEQELADAQRRHWQSTYGAHPGMYGEEPSTPAAHAAKAFRSGDAVEVLELGAGHGRDALFFAREGFTVLATDFSETGLQQLRDAALSQGVAERVTTAVHDVREPLPLADDSVDAVFAHMLLCMALSTKEILALVSEVRRVLRPGGPFVYTVRHTGDAHYGAGTDHGDDIYEHGGFAVHFFPRDLVDALADGWALDEVHAFEEGDLPRRLWRVTQTLSR, encoded by the coding sequence GTGGCGTGGAGTGAGCAGGAGCTGGCGGACGCGCAGCGGCGGCATTGGCAGAGCACGTACGGCGCCCACCCGGGGATGTACGGCGAAGAACCCTCCACTCCGGCCGCCCACGCCGCAAAGGCGTTCCGCTCCGGCGATGCGGTGGAGGTACTGGAACTGGGTGCCGGGCACGGGCGCGACGCGCTCTTCTTCGCCCGCGAGGGCTTCACCGTCCTCGCAACCGACTTCAGCGAGACCGGCCTTCAGCAGCTGCGCGATGCCGCCCTCAGCCAAGGCGTCGCGGAGCGGGTGACCACGGCGGTGCATGACGTCCGGGAGCCGCTGCCCCTGGCGGACGACTCCGTGGACGCGGTCTTCGCGCACATGCTCCTGTGCATGGCCCTGTCCACCAAGGAGATCCTGGCCCTGGTGAGCGAGGTCCGCCGCGTGCTGCGGCCCGGCGGCCCCTTCGTCTACACCGTCCGGCACACCGGCGACGCGCACTACGGCGCCGGCACCGATCACGGCGACGACATCTACGAACACGGCGGCTTCGCCGTGCACTTCTTCCCTCGCGACCTGGTCGACGCGCTCGCCGACGGCTGGGCCTTGGACGAAGTCCACGCCTTCGAGGAGGGCGACCTGCCCCGCCGCCTGTGGCGCGTCACCCAGACCTTGTCCCGATAG
- a CDS encoding arsenate reductase ArsC gives MSSTPLASVLFVCVHNAGRSQMAAGFLRHLAGDRVEVRSAGSLPGDQVNPSAVAAMAELSIDISDQKPKVLTPEAVQASDYVITMGCGDACPYFPGKTYLDWQLADPAGQGVEAVRPIRDEIKGLIEGLIAEVDAKKQKS, from the coding sequence ATGTCCTCCACCCCGCTCGCGTCCGTGCTGTTCGTCTGTGTCCACAACGCAGGCCGCTCCCAGATGGCCGCCGGCTTCCTGCGCCACCTCGCCGGTGACCGCGTCGAGGTCCGCTCCGCCGGATCCCTGCCCGGCGACCAGGTCAACCCCTCCGCCGTCGCCGCCATGGCCGAGCTGAGCATCGACATCTCCGACCAGAAGCCGAAGGTGCTGACCCCCGAGGCTGTCCAGGCCTCCGACTACGTGATCACCATGGGCTGCGGCGACGCATGCCCGTACTTCCCCGGCAAGACCTACCTCGACTGGCAGCTCGCGGACCCGGCCGGTCAGGGGGTGGAGGCCGTCCGCCCCATCCGCGACGAGATCAAGGGCCTGATCGAGGGCCTCATCGCCGAGGTCGACGCGAAGAAGCAGAAGAGCTGA
- a CDS encoding DJ-1/PfpI family protein, producing MLIVFPLYPGFTALDAVGPYEVLRFLPGAEVVFAAERPGPVRADSGVLRITADAALSDIGSCDAVVVPGGPGSRALADPSAPYVRWLREVHPDTRWTTSVCTGALLLGAAGILEGLQAATHWNSIDRLESFGASSTEQRVVFQGKVVTAAGVSSGIDMALALAARIEDAVTAQAIQLLIEYDPRPPFDMGSPAKATPEVRERAREIAADARAGRGAQA from the coding sequence ATGCTCATCGTGTTCCCGCTCTACCCCGGTTTCACGGCGCTCGACGCCGTCGGCCCGTACGAGGTCCTGCGCTTCCTGCCCGGCGCGGAAGTGGTCTTCGCCGCCGAGCGGCCGGGACCGGTGCGGGCCGACAGCGGTGTCCTGCGCATCACGGCCGACGCCGCCTTGAGCGACATCGGCTCCTGCGACGCCGTGGTCGTACCGGGCGGCCCCGGCTCCCGCGCCCTCGCCGATCCCTCGGCCCCGTACGTGCGCTGGCTGCGCGAGGTGCACCCGGACACCCGGTGGACGACCTCCGTCTGCACCGGGGCACTGCTCCTCGGCGCCGCCGGAATCCTCGAGGGCCTCCAGGCCGCGACCCACTGGAACTCGATCGACCGGCTGGAGTCCTTCGGCGCCTCCTCCACCGAGCAGCGGGTCGTCTTCCAGGGCAAGGTCGTCACCGCGGCCGGTGTTTCGTCCGGCATCGACATGGCGCTCGCGCTCGCCGCCCGCATCGAGGACGCGGTCACGGCGCAGGCCATCCAGCTGCTCATCGAGTACGACCCGCGGCCCCCTTTCGACATGGGGTCACCCGCCAAGGCCACACCGGAGGTCAGGGAGCGGGCGCGCGAGATCGCCGCGGACGCCCGGGCCGGGAGGGGTGCCCAAGCCTGA
- a CDS encoding metalloregulator ArsR/SmtB family transcription factor, with amino-acid sequence MMTSVDTDLIRVLADPLRLQIVTLLAQETLCTTHLVEETGAKQTNLSNHLKVLRDAGVVETEPCGRFTYYRLRPEVIEALAGQFADLARTARTTAEANLKRSCP; translated from the coding sequence ATGATGACGTCAGTCGACACTGATCTGATCCGGGTTCTGGCCGACCCGCTCAGGCTCCAGATCGTGACCCTCCTCGCGCAGGAGACGCTCTGCACCACGCACCTGGTCGAGGAGACCGGCGCGAAGCAGACCAACCTCTCCAACCACCTCAAGGTGCTGCGCGATGCCGGGGTCGTGGAGACGGAGCCGTGCGGACGGTTCACCTACTACCGGCTGCGCCCGGAAGTCATCGAAGCGCTCGCCGGTCAGTTCGCCGATCTCGCCCGGACCGCGCGCACCACCGCCGAAGCGAACCTCAAGCGGTCCTGCCCGTAG
- a CDS encoding DinB family protein has protein sequence MKDEPLVDRRLIHDELERVRAEFHQLLDAATPADLDLPTQETRWTNEQLLFHMLFGFILIRPLLAVMRIFGWLPRGASRVFARFLNSATRPFDVINFLGPVGAVRILGRRRMGVTFDRVVDDLHRRLDTAPEAAFTLGMHYPVRWDPFFRDFMTVTDLYHYPAQHFDFHRRQLTLPGPR, from the coding sequence GTGAAAGATGAGCCGCTGGTGGACCGCCGGCTGATCCATGACGAGCTGGAGCGGGTCCGCGCCGAGTTTCATCAGCTCCTCGACGCCGCCACGCCGGCGGACCTGGACTTGCCCACCCAGGAAACTCGCTGGACGAACGAGCAGCTGCTGTTCCACATGCTCTTCGGCTTCATCCTCATCCGGCCGCTGCTGGCCGTGATGCGGATCTTCGGGTGGCTGCCGCGTGGCGCCAGCCGGGTCTTCGCCCGGTTCCTGAACAGCGCGACCAGGCCATTCGATGTCATCAACTTTCTGGGCCCGGTCGGGGCCGTCCGGATCCTCGGGCGCCGGCGGATGGGCGTGACGTTCGACCGAGTCGTCGACGACCTGCACCGCCGCCTCGACACAGCGCCAGAGGCCGCCTTCACTCTGGGGATGCACTACCCCGTCCGGTGGGATCCGTTCTTCCGCGACTTCATGACGGTCACGGACCTCTACCACTACCCGGCCCAGCACTTCGACTTCCACCGGCGCCAGCTCACCCTGCCCGGCCCCCGCTGA
- a CDS encoding ArsR family transcriptional regulator, with protein MTEMPRGVDVQRVHHALAVPSRRRLMALLREADGLLGVDDMAAATGLAVATVRHHLAALADAGLIASTAEAGPGRGRPRLRYAATRADPHEHSADAPFRELAEALAAAVGGGPGGSREAGRGWGRRLAGSGPPAERVFAVAARMGFAPRVEPGPDPATRRVLLHDCPYRELARTRPEVVCAVHQGVLDGLLEATGTTARLLPFIGPDLCAADLRTAGPRKN; from the coding sequence ATGACCGAAATGCCCCGTGGCGTCGATGTCCAGCGCGTCCACCACGCCCTGGCCGTACCGTCGCGTCGGCGCCTGATGGCCCTGCTGCGGGAGGCGGACGGCCTGTTGGGCGTGGATGACATGGCCGCTGCCACGGGGCTTGCGGTCGCCACCGTCCGCCACCACCTGGCGGCCCTCGCCGACGCGGGCCTGATCGCCTCCACCGCCGAGGCCGGGCCGGGGCGCGGCCGCCCCAGGCTGCGGTACGCGGCGACCCGCGCCGATCCGCACGAGCACTCCGCCGACGCCCCCTTCCGGGAGCTGGCCGAAGCCCTGGCCGCGGCGGTGGGCGGCGGACCGGGCGGGTCCCGCGAGGCCGGTCGCGGCTGGGGCCGCCGGCTGGCCGGGAGCGGGCCGCCGGCGGAGCGGGTGTTCGCCGTGGCCGCCCGGATGGGCTTCGCGCCCCGGGTCGAGCCGGGGCCCGACCCCGCCACCCGGCGGGTACTGCTGCACGACTGCCCGTACCGGGAGCTGGCCCGCACCCGGCCCGAGGTCGTGTGCGCCGTCCACCAGGGCGTCCTGGACGGCCTGCTCGAAGCCACCGGGACCACGGCCCGGCTGCTGCCGTTCATCGGCCCCGACCTGTGCGCGGCGGACCTGCGCACGGCGGGTCCCCGGAAGAACTGA
- a CDS encoding aquaporin — MPTTEPVGTAPAADAVTAAGAPQPAPGATPPRTPLMARAASELVGTAALVAVGPVSGAHFNPAVTLAEWWTARRDGAGVTVRETAVYVPSQIVGAIAGAVLADAMFGEPLVKWSTHDRSAENLLLGEVVATAGLILLIFGLARTDRLRFAPVAVASYIGAAYWFTSSTSFANPAVTIGRAFTDTFAGIAPASVPAFIGAQLAGVVIGLALVAVIFMRGKAATGAPTA; from the coding sequence TTGCCCACCACCGAGCCCGTCGGCACCGCCCCCGCAGCGGATGCCGTCACGGCCGCCGGCGCGCCGCAGCCCGCACCCGGCGCCACCCCACCGCGTACGCCTCTCATGGCCAGGGCTGCTTCCGAGCTCGTCGGCACGGCCGCTCTGGTCGCGGTCGGCCCGGTCTCCGGCGCCCACTTCAACCCCGCCGTCACCCTGGCCGAGTGGTGGACCGCACGCCGGGACGGCGCCGGGGTCACCGTCCGTGAGACGGCTGTGTACGTGCCTTCGCAGATCGTCGGTGCGATCGCGGGCGCGGTGCTCGCGGACGCGATGTTCGGCGAGCCGCTGGTGAAGTGGTCCACCCACGACCGCTCCGCCGAGAACCTCCTCCTCGGCGAGGTCGTCGCCACTGCCGGGCTGATCCTGCTGATCTTCGGCCTCGCCCGCACCGATCGTCTCCGCTTCGCGCCGGTCGCGGTCGCCTCGTACATCGGTGCCGCGTACTGGTTCACCTCGTCCACGTCGTTCGCCAACCCGGCGGTGACGATCGGCCGCGCCTTCACCGACACCTTCGCGGGGATAGCCCCGGCCTCGGTTCCGGCCTTCATCGGCGCCCAACTGGCCGGCGTGGTCATCGGTCTCGCACTGGTGGCGGTCATCTTCATGCGGGGCAAGGCCGCCACCGGAGCACCCACCGCATGA
- a CDS encoding MerR family transcriptional regulator has product MENEMRGIGEMARASGLGVSALRFYDGAGVLVPAWVDPVSGYRWYGPEQLEEARLLARLRRAGMPLADIRLVLAGWCGADTDLVRGLLEAHLRRLERGLSDARGEFSTIRALLELRENPMTTPTTDASSAATAGAAATTVRLTVPAPELAAALDAVRFAAGTDPELPMLGGVLFDIEGEALRVVATDRYRLAVARAATTGHAGPRVQILVPSPLADAMRALLSEDASARLTVDGARVALETGERQTAGRCLDHDFPDYRRLVRLPAGRRAVVDVADFRDAVETGPVRASEVREEDGSSHDLTLLKVAADGAVTVCEDGDDDQGLVAVNRAYLLDALTAGARDRLVLEFGTPTAPLAFRRTDTEDAFSLLMPVRLEN; this is encoded by the coding sequence GTGGAGAACGAGATGCGCGGCATAGGCGAGATGGCCCGGGCGAGCGGACTGGGCGTGAGCGCGCTGCGGTTCTACGACGGCGCCGGCGTACTGGTCCCGGCCTGGGTCGATCCGGTGAGCGGCTACCGCTGGTACGGCCCCGAGCAGTTGGAGGAGGCCCGGCTGCTGGCCCGGCTCCGCCGGGCGGGCATGCCGCTGGCGGACATCCGGCTGGTGCTGGCCGGCTGGTGCGGCGCCGACACCGATCTGGTGCGGGGGCTGCTCGAGGCGCATCTGCGCCGACTCGAACGGGGCCTGTCCGATGCCCGCGGCGAGTTCTCCACGATCCGAGCGCTACTCGAACTCAGGGAGAACCCCATGACCACACCGACGACCGACGCCAGCAGCGCTGCCACCGCCGGCGCGGCCGCCACGACCGTCCGGCTGACCGTCCCGGCGCCCGAGCTGGCCGCCGCGCTGGACGCGGTCCGGTTCGCCGCCGGCACCGATCCGGAACTGCCGATGCTCGGCGGCGTCCTGTTCGACATCGAGGGCGAGGCCCTGCGGGTCGTGGCGACCGACCGGTACCGGCTGGCCGTCGCACGGGCGGCCACCACCGGGCACGCCGGACCCCGGGTCCAGATCCTCGTGCCGTCCCCGCTCGCCGACGCGATGCGGGCGCTGCTGAGCGAGGACGCCTCCGCCCGGCTCACCGTGGACGGCGCCCGCGTGGCCCTGGAGACGGGCGAACGCCAGACGGCCGGGCGCTGCCTGGACCACGATTTCCCCGACTACCGCCGCCTCGTCCGCCTGCCCGCCGGGCGCCGTGCCGTCGTCGACGTCGCGGACTTCCGCGACGCGGTGGAGACGGGCCCGGTCCGCGCGAGCGAGGTGCGCGAAGAGGACGGCTCGTCCCACGACCTCACCCTGCTGAAGGTGGCGGCCGACGGTGCGGTGACCGTCTGCGAGGACGGGGACGACGACCAGGGCCTCGTCGCGGTCAACCGCGCGTACCTGTTGGACGCCCTGACCGCCGGGGCCCGGGACCGGCTGGTCCTGGAGTTCGGCACCCCGACCGCGCCGCTCGCGTTCCGCCGGACCGACACCGAGGACGCGTTCTCCCTCCTGATGCCCGTCCGCCTGGAGAACTGA
- a CDS encoding helix-turn-helix domain-containing protein, which produces MARNGQEAASYSRRLAPSPALRGIVSGYSAYAYAGGVVRRRLVVPNTIATVDFGFGAPVRTLGMAGDRSYSTAASRADLPATVAVRAEHEGDVRGVVVRMPPMGAYRLFGVPMSQWRQPHLDPVSLLPRTLRHLPEMLAHAPAGERLRLLDAALAPLLDRGARVSPEVMWAWHELHRVRGRIRVGRLAADTLWSVRHLERRFREQIGHSPAAIARILRFTNALRLQKQGLPLARVADLAGFHDQAHFHHTVRAVTGMTPTQFLRGGRIEWNADSPPEPAAPGLPADGRVSGPPR; this is translated from the coding sequence GTGGCACGCAACGGCCAGGAGGCCGCCTCCTACAGTCGCCGGCTCGCACCCTCACCGGCGCTGCGGGGCATCGTGTCGGGCTATTCCGCCTATGCCTACGCCGGGGGAGTGGTGCGCCGGCGCCTGGTCGTCCCCAACACGATCGCCACGGTCGACTTCGGCTTCGGCGCCCCCGTCCGGACCCTGGGCATGGCCGGCGACCGCAGTTACAGCACGGCCGCCTCCCGGGCCGATCTGCCCGCCACCGTCGCGGTCCGCGCCGAGCACGAGGGGGACGTCCGCGGCGTGGTGGTCCGCATGCCCCCGATGGGCGCCTACCGCCTCTTCGGAGTCCCGATGTCGCAGTGGCGCCAGCCGCACCTCGACCCCGTCAGCCTCCTTCCGCGCACCCTGCGGCACCTGCCGGAGATGCTGGCGCACGCACCGGCCGGCGAGCGGCTGCGCCTGCTGGACGCCGCGCTCGCGCCGCTCCTCGACCGCGGCGCGCGCGTCTCCCCGGAGGTGATGTGGGCCTGGCACGAACTGCACCGCGTGCGCGGCCGGATCCGGGTCGGCCGGCTGGCCGCCGACACCCTGTGGAGCGTGCGCCACCTGGAGCGGCGGTTCCGTGAGCAGATCGGGCACTCTCCCGCGGCCATCGCCCGCATCCTGCGCTTCACCAACGCCCTGCGGCTCCAGAAGCAGGGCCTGCCGCTGGCCCGCGTCGCGGACCTCGCCGGATTCCACGACCAGGCCCACTTCCACCACACGGTCCGGGCCGTCACCGGCATGACCCCCACCCAGTTCCTGCGGGGCGGCCGGATCGAATGGAACGCGGATTCCCCGCCGGAGCCGGCCGCTCCGGGCCTCCCGGCCGACGGGAGGGTGTCGGGCCCGCCCCGGTGA